Below is a genomic region from Alphaproteobacteria bacterium.
TACGGAAACGAAATTAGCGGTGGACTCCATTTGTCTAACTCTGCTTACACGGCCCCGCCGGTGTGCCCGGTGGGGAGACTGAGCGCGGCCCGGGCCGCGCAAGGTGCGAGCTCAACCTCGCGGTTCAGGCTGTTGACGCAGCCCGGCCCTCCCCCTGTTTCCAAGGGATCGGGATTTCTTAGCCAGGCCAGCCCTGGTCGACGTCGACGGCCACGATCTCCTCGATCGACCCGGCGGCCCCGATCATCTCACGCAGCTCCTGGGCGCGGGCATGGCAGGCGGCGACGTGACCGGCGGCCGCGAGGTGCGCCGCGACGATCGCCTGCGCGTCGAGGACCGCGATCCTGTTGTCGGCCAACTTCCACGCGATCGGCACGAAGGCCTCGCCCTGGGCGATCGCCTGAGTGACGAAGGTGTGAAGGCGGCGCTGGCTCGCCTCGCTCGTCTCGATCCGTCCCTGGGCGATCATGCAGCCGCCGAGCTCGGCCGCAGCGCGGCGCTCCTTGACCTGGCGCCAGCGCTCGGCGCGGGGCACCTGGAGATTGTTGACGATCGCGCCGCCCTCGTGGACGGCGAGCATCGGATCGACGCCGGCGGGGATCGGCCCGAGCACCTCCCACTTTCGGAGATCGTAACCTTCGGCCGTCTCGACGGAGGCGAGCTCGCCGCCTTTGCGCCTGCGAATGAGGATCACGTCACTTGCTCCGCGAAGAGGGTCATGGTCGAGCTCACCATGTCGTTGCCGATCCGATAATCGACGACGATAAGCTCGTAGGCTCCGCCGACCGTGAGGCCGGTGAGGGTGATCGCCCCGGTCGAAAGAGTGCCGGTGCTCTGCCTGTGAGGTTCGAAGGTCTCCTCCGAATCAGATCCCGTCACGGCCGACCCGACGACATCGACGACCGTTCCGCTTGTAGGCCGGATCATGATCTTCGCCTGGACGCGGCCGCCGCCGCCCAGGGCGCATTTGTACGTGCCGGTGAGGCTGACCTTCAGCTTGCCGGTGCCGCTGGCATTGATCGCAAGGGGAACGCCGTGCTGGGCGTAGCTCGGCCAGGTTATCGGGCCCGACGCGCCGCCGGCGGCCGAGCTTGAGCCGCCGCTCCCGGCGGGAACGACGAGAAAGGTGATCCGCTTGCGCACCGTCTGCCCCGCGGCCGCGACGTCATAGTCGATATAGCCTTCGCCGACCGGGTTGTTGCCCTGGACGTCAGTGCCGACGACGGCGGCGGTGCAATTCCCGGCGCCGACGATCGTGACGCCGGTGATCGGGACGACGACGCCGGCCTGAGTGGCGGTATTGGCGGTGGCGAAGGGGAGTTGATCGGCGTTCGGGACGCCGCCGGCATTGGCGGCGATCGTGTGCGCCGGCGGGCGCGCCTCGACGGCGATCGGAGAGACGCCGTTGGCGCCGTTGTTCCCGTTCGTGCCCGGCGTACCCGGAGTGCCCGGCGTGCCTGCCGCGCCATCCTGCGCCTTCACGATCGAGAGGAGGTCGCTGATATTGTCGGGCCCGCCAGACGTGGCCGTGACGACGAGGCGCTGCCATCCTGCCGGAAGCTGGCCCGACTGCAGGTAGACGATCGTCTGATTGGTCGCCGCGGTCGTACCGCCGGCGGTAGTGCGCAGCGCGACCGCGCCGAGCCCGGCGCCGGCAGCGTCATAGGCGGTCGCGGACCAGGTGAGCGCACCGGCGTTGTTCTGGCGATTGGCAGTGAGGGTGACGACCTGGGCCGCCGGGGCAAGCGCGCCGGCACCGTTGTAGGTGACGTGCTGAAAATCGGAGGCGAGATAGATAGTCTTGGCCGACGCGCCATCGGCCCCGTTGGTGCCCGGGGTGCCGTTGCTGCCGGCGGCGCCGTCCTGCACCTTCACGATCGAGGCCTGGTCGCTGACGTTGTCCGGCGCGGCCGACGTCGCCGTGACGATCACGCTCGCCGTCCCCGCCGGAAGCTGCCCCGACTGAAGATAAACGGTGTTCTGGGTTGTCGCGGCGATCGTGCCGCCCGCGGTGGTGCGCAACGTCACCGCCCCCAGGTTGGCCCCGGCGCCATTGTAGGCGACGGCAGACCAGCTCAGCGCGCCGACGTTGTTCTGGCGATTGGCGGTGAGGCTGATTACCTGCGTCGCCGGGTTGAGGGC
It encodes:
- a CDS encoding DUF4376 domain-containing protein; this translates as MILIRRRKGGELASVETAEGYDLRKWEVLGPIPAGVDPMLAVHEGGAIVNNLQVPRAERWRQVKERRAAAELGGCMIAQGRIETSEASQRRLHTFVTQAIAQGEAFVPIAWKLADNRIAVLDAQAIVAAHLAAAGHVAACHARAQELREMIGAAGSIEEIVAVDVDQGWPG